From a single bacterium genomic region:
- a CDS encoding DUF1059 domain-containing protein yields MDTRQLGLTSGKWVVANCGKFPSEKNCQLVIMAPQSQRQDLIEAASVHAVKSHGHDDTPDLRRELDQFLDVVDI; encoded by the coding sequence GTGGACACCAGGCAACTCGGCTTGACCTCTGGGAAGTGGGTAGTGGCGAACTGCGGGAAGTTCCCGAGCGAGAAGAACTGCCAGTTGGTGATCATGGCGCCGCAGAGTCAACGCCAGGACTTGATCGAGGCGGCGAGCGTGCACGCGGTCAAGAGCCACGGACACGACGACACGCCGGACTTGCGCCGGGAACTGGATCAGTTCCTCGACGTGGTCGACATCTGA
- a CDS encoding DUF1326 domain-containing protein, translating to MGYSVEGRLLEACSCGGPCPCWVGDDPDGGACDGLVCYHYDKGEINGVSVAGLTMALLAHIPGNILKGNWRVAVHVDSKATPQQKEAILAAHTGKLGGPMGDLAPLIGEVVGIYDAPIDFNVVEGKGTIRIGDVVSAEMQPYTDSQGRPTKLVDSIFSTIPGSPAYLGKAMSYRVNLPAHNMRWEFNGRNAVLGMFRFEA from the coding sequence ATGGGATACAGCGTGGAAGGGCGCTTGCTGGAAGCCTGCTCGTGCGGGGGGCCGTGTCCGTGCTGGGTGGGGGACGATCCGGACGGCGGGGCCTGTGATGGGTTGGTCTGCTATCACTACGACAAGGGCGAGATCAACGGCGTGAGCGTGGCGGGTCTTACGATGGCACTGCTCGCGCACATCCCCGGCAACATCCTGAAGGGCAACTGGCGGGTGGCTGTACACGTGGATAGCAAGGCCACGCCTCAGCAGAAGGAAGCGATCCTCGCGGCCCACACCGGCAAGCTGGGCGGGCCGATGGGGGACCTGGCCCCGCTGATCGGCGAGGTGGTCGGCATCTACGATGCGCCGATCGACTTCAACGTGGTGGAAGGCAAGGGCACCATCCGGATCGGCGACGTCGTCTCTGCGGAGATGCAGCCGTACACCGATTCGCAGGGCCGGCCGACCAAGCTTGTGGACAGTATCTTCAGCACGATCCCGGGCTCCCCGGCCTACCTCGGCAAGGCGATGTCGTACCGGGTGAATCTGCCCGCGCACAACATGCGGTGGGAGTTCAACGGGCGCAACGCGGTGCTGGGGATGTTCCGGTTTGAGGCGTAA
- a CDS encoding DUF2182 domain-containing protein, whose protein sequence is MIGAVRTPEDVRWYRLAVGTLIVVAWAVLAAWGASPFAGLLDHREIGEGTLSGSRLVVFVAGWTLMVIAMMLPGSLPLINLFARLVAARADRARLLARLLLGYLGVWAVFGTAAFRGDAYLHAMAARLPQLGEAAPWIGVAVLLAAGVYQATPLKDKCLTKCRSPYTFLAEHWRGRDAAAEALRLGVRHGLFCIGCCWMLMLLMFAIGGVNLGWMLALGAVMAAERSFRWGRYLTVPVGLALMLAAVCLVYRVPLVMRVFGGS, encoded by the coding sequence GTGATCGGCGCCGTCCGCACGCCGGAGGACGTCCGCTGGTACCGGCTGGCGGTGGGGACGCTTATCGTCGTCGCCTGGGCCGTGCTGGCGGCCTGGGGAGCGTCGCCGTTTGCGGGCCTGCTCGACCACCGGGAGATCGGGGAGGGCACGCTCTCCGGCTCCCGGCTGGTCGTGTTTGTGGCGGGCTGGACGCTCATGGTGATCGCGATGATGCTGCCCGGCAGCCTGCCCTTGATCAATCTCTTCGCGCGTCTCGTCGCCGCCCGCGCCGATCGGGCGCGCCTCCTGGCACGGTTGCTCCTTGGCTACCTAGGGGTGTGGGCGGTCTTCGGCACAGCGGCGTTCCGGGGCGACGCGTACCTGCACGCGATGGCGGCGCGCCTGCCGCAGCTCGGCGAGGCGGCGCCGTGGATCGGGGTCGCCGTGCTGCTCGCGGCCGGCGTCTACCAGGCGACGCCGCTCAAGGACAAGTGCCTCACGAAGTGCCGGTCGCCGTACACGTTTCTCGCGGAGCACTGGCGGGGCCGGGACGCGGCGGCCGAGGCGCTCCGGCTCGGCGTCCGGCACGGACTCTTCTGCATCGGGTGCTGCTGGATGTTGATGCTGCTGATGTTCGCGATCGGCGGGGTCAACCTCGGGTGGATGCTCGCGCTCGGCGCGGTGATGGCGGCGGAGCGGTCGTTCCGCTGGGGCCGGTACCTCACGGTGCCGGTCGGGCTGGCGCTGATGCTCGCCGCTGTCTGCCTGGTATACCGCGTGCCTCTTGTGATGAGAGTGTTCGGGGGATCGTAG
- a CDS encoding LysE family translocator: MDARFLTYVLVAAVLIVTPGPDMALVARNAVRGGYPAARATAFGVGAGIFLWGCGTAAGLAQALAASAAVFSALKLAGALFLVALGVRSLLRARRAADAAALERPAVPLRGRPAFVQGLIGNLLNPKAGAIFVAVVPQFVEPGDPATRLAAMTAAFVVMVTVWLNVYGFAIARAFARFGTGMRRLLDGIAGAVMIGLGVRLAVARR, translated from the coding sequence ATGGACGCACGCTTCCTGACGTACGTCCTCGTTGCGGCGGTTCTCATTGTGACGCCGGGACCGGATATGGCCCTGGTCGCGCGCAACGCGGTGCGGGGCGGCTATCCCGCGGCCCGCGCCACGGCCTTTGGAGTCGGCGCCGGCATTTTTCTGTGGGGATGCGGCACGGCCGCCGGCCTCGCCCAGGCACTCGCGGCCTCGGCCGCCGTGTTCTCCGCGCTCAAGCTCGCCGGCGCGCTCTTCCTCGTTGCGCTCGGCGTCCGAAGCCTGCTGCGCGCCCGACGAGCGGCCGACGCGGCGGCCCTGGAGCGCCCCGCCGTCCCCCTCCGAGGCCGGCCCGCATTTGTCCAGGGGCTGATCGGCAACCTGCTCAATCCGAAGGCGGGCGCGATCTTCGTGGCCGTCGTGCCGCAGTTCGTCGAGCCCGGCGATCCTGCGACCCGGCTTGCGGCCATGACGGCGGCGTTCGTCGTCATGGTGACGGTCTGGCTCAATGTCTACGGGTTTGCGATTGCGCGCGCGTTCGCGCGCTTCGGGACCGGCATGCGCCGCCTGCTCGATGGAATCGCCGGCGCCGTCATGATCGGCCTCGGCGTACGGCTCGCCGTCGCGCGCCGGTAG
- a CDS encoding S9 family peptidase, whose protein sequence is MAAAPSRSNAGRRRFAVEDMLRWKVAGAPDLSPDGSWVVCPLTVADETTNGYETQLWLVAASSTAGATIPPAPRRLTTARSRDAGPRWSPDGSRIAFVSDRGGTKQIWVIPVDGGEARPLTSGSLSPADLAWSPDSKWVAFVGKPEPADPPSGTGRREPSDVRVISRLHYKQDGEGFWDGRWRQVFIAPASGGAVRQVTQGDYDHLTPAWSPDGVFLAYTGNASPDADLVEAADVWIVPATDGTAVPRRLTRTVGPAESPAWSPDGTQVAYIGHDNEFGGATLPQIWVVPAGGGEPACVTRGYEGSIGRHMSGDVRSQPGSGGLTWAPDGTRLYFLTTERGTGQVASVAVPDGTIRLETRGDHDLVGCALDRAARRAACVECDPLTPGEIAVAELGPGGPATFRRLSAWNTPLVETLDLSRPERFEYKTPSGDVVDGWVMKPAHAGTGRRLPAVLEIHGGPHSAYGHTFSNQFQLLCAAGYGVVFTNPRGSHGYGQKFLAATHHDWGGGDYQDLMGALDRALAIHEWIDPERLGVAGGSYGGYMTNWIVGHTPRFRAAVTLRSTCNRYNHWGTGDIAYHGARWEWPGAPWESPDFYLARSPITYVRQIKTPLLILHGENDLRCSIEQAEQLFVALKRQGTPVLFVRFPGESHGMSSAGQPRHRLEEMRHLLGWLTVHLDGGASRSGDGAPAQRSDADG, encoded by the coding sequence CCGCTTCCTCGACCGCGGGCGCCACGATCCCTCCGGCACCCCGCCGGCTCACCACCGCGCGAAGCCGGGACGCCGGCCCGCGCTGGTCCCCCGACGGCAGCCGCATCGCGTTCGTGTCGGACCGCGGCGGGACGAAGCAGATCTGGGTCATCCCGGTGGACGGGGGCGAAGCCCGGCCTCTGACCTCGGGATCGTTGTCGCCCGCCGACCTCGCGTGGTCGCCGGACAGCAAGTGGGTCGCGTTTGTGGGAAAACCCGAGCCGGCGGACCCTCCGTCCGGGACGGGACGGCGCGAACCCAGTGACGTCCGGGTGATTTCCCGCCTCCACTACAAACAGGACGGCGAAGGGTTCTGGGACGGCCGTTGGAGACAGGTCTTCATCGCTCCGGCCTCGGGCGGCGCGGTCCGGCAGGTGACGCAGGGCGACTACGACCACCTCACGCCGGCGTGGTCGCCGGACGGCGTGTTCCTCGCGTATACCGGCAACGCGTCGCCCGACGCGGACCTCGTCGAAGCCGCCGACGTGTGGATCGTGCCGGCGACGGACGGAACCGCGGTGCCCCGCCGTCTCACCCGGACGGTCGGACCGGCCGAGAGCCCGGCGTGGTCGCCCGACGGCACGCAGGTTGCCTACATCGGCCACGACAACGAGTTCGGCGGCGCCACGCTTCCGCAGATTTGGGTGGTCCCGGCAGGCGGCGGCGAACCGGCCTGTGTGACGCGCGGCTATGAGGGCAGCATCGGCCGTCACATGTCGGGCGACGTGCGCTCGCAGCCGGGCTCCGGAGGGCTCACCTGGGCCCCCGACGGGACCCGGCTCTATTTCCTGACGACGGAACGGGGCACCGGCCAGGTCGCCTCCGTCGCGGTGCCGGACGGAACGATCCGGCTCGAGACGCGGGGAGACCACGATCTGGTCGGGTGTGCACTCGACCGCGCCGCCCGCCGCGCCGCGTGCGTCGAGTGCGATCCCCTCACGCCGGGCGAGATCGCCGTCGCGGAACTGGGCCCCGGCGGCCCCGCGACATTCCGCCGATTGTCCGCGTGGAACACCCCGCTGGTCGAAACCCTGGATCTCTCGCGGCCCGAGCGGTTCGAGTACAAGACGCCCTCGGGCGATGTCGTCGACGGGTGGGTTATGAAACCGGCGCACGCCGGCACGGGGCGTCGCCTCCCGGCCGTGCTCGAGATTCACGGCGGCCCGCACAGCGCGTACGGGCACACGTTCTCGAATCAATTCCAGCTGCTGTGCGCGGCGGGGTACGGCGTCGTCTTCACGAACCCCCGCGGAAGTCACGGCTACGGGCAGAAGTTTCTCGCCGCGACGCACCACGATTGGGGCGGCGGCGATTACCAGGACCTGATGGGCGCACTGGACCGCGCGCTCGCGATCCACGAGTGGATCGATCCCGAGCGGCTCGGCGTCGCCGGCGGCAGTTACGGCGGCTACATGACGAATTGGATCGTGGGCCACACCCCGCGGTTCCGGGCCGCGGTAACGCTTCGCAGCACCTGCAACCGCTACAATCACTGGGGTACCGGGGACATCGCCTATCACGGCGCCCGCTGGGAATGGCCCGGGGCGCCGTGGGAGTCACCGGACTTCTACCTGGCGCGCTCGCCCATCACGTACGTGCGTCAGATCAAGACGCCGCTGCTGATTCTGCACGGCGAGAACGACCTGCGCTGTTCGATCGAACAGGCCGAGCAGCTCTTCGTCGCGCTCAAGCGGCAGGGCACGCCGGTGCTCTTCGTCCGGTTCCCTGGAGAGAGCCACGGCATGTCGTCCGCCGGCCAACCCCGCCACCGTCTGGAGGAAATGCGGCACCTGCTCGGCTGGCTCACCGTGCACCTCGACGGCGGCGCGTCGCGGTCCGGGGACGGCGCGCCGGCGCAAAGGAGTGACGCTGATGGATAA
- a CDS encoding dipeptidase, whose protein sequence is MDNAAADAYLGAHRDRHLAELQAFLRIASVSALPAHRPDITAAAEWLAERVRAAGVPDVRIMPTRGNPVVYGAWPVRAGLPTILLYGHYDVQPVDPVALWDTPPFEPALRDGRLVARGASDDKGSLFIPLAALEAIRDAAGSPAVNLKFLFEGEEEIGSPNLAPFLHDHRDLLAADVTVSADGGQWDVDTPCLTLGNRGLAGLQIDLRGARTDLHSGTYGGAVANPLHALAALLAGMHDADGRVAVKDFYDAVCTLTAAERRELARVPFDEAALREALGVAELVGEPDYTPLERTWIRPTLEANGIWGGFQGDGSKTVLPNEAHAKLTCRLVPDQDPDQIADAVEQHVRRHAPAGVTVTVTRSPGKARPYLMPAGHPGLAAAARALRAAYGRDPVQVRLGGTLPVADLVKRELGTWLVFFAFGEPDNLVHAPNEFLRLRTFDRGTRAYVRFFDELGTVPPAALRA, encoded by the coding sequence ATGGATAACGCGGCGGCGGACGCCTATCTTGGGGCGCACCGGGACCGGCACCTCGCCGAGCTGCAGGCATTCCTCCGAATCGCGAGCGTGAGCGCGCTGCCGGCGCACCGCCCGGACATCACCGCGGCCGCGGAGTGGCTCGCGGAGCGTGTTCGCGCGGCCGGCGTACCCGACGTCCGGATCATGCCGACACGCGGGAACCCGGTCGTCTACGGCGCGTGGCCGGTGCGCGCCGGATTGCCCACGATCCTGCTGTATGGGCATTACGACGTGCAGCCGGTGGATCCCGTCGCGCTCTGGGACACGCCGCCGTTCGAGCCGGCCCTTCGCGACGGCCGCCTGGTCGCCCGGGGCGCGAGCGACGACAAGGGAAGTCTGTTCATTCCGCTCGCCGCGCTCGAGGCGATCCGCGACGCGGCCGGATCCCCCGCGGTCAACCTAAAGTTTCTCTTCGAGGGCGAGGAGGAAATCGGCAGCCCGAACCTCGCGCCGTTCCTCCACGACCACCGCGACCTCCTGGCCGCGGACGTCACCGTGAGCGCGGACGGCGGTCAGTGGGACGTCGACACCCCGTGCCTGACGCTCGGGAACCGTGGACTCGCCGGGCTTCAGATCGATCTGCGCGGCGCCCGCACCGACCTGCACTCCGGCACGTACGGCGGCGCGGTCGCCAACCCCCTGCACGCGCTCGCCGCGTTGCTCGCCGGAATGCACGACGCGGACGGACGGGTCGCGGTGAAGGACTTCTACGACGCCGTTTGCACGCTGACCGCGGCGGAACGGCGCGAGCTGGCCCGGGTCCCGTTCGACGAAGCCGCGCTCCGCGAAGCGCTGGGGGTTGCCGAGCTGGTTGGAGAGCCGGACTATACGCCGCTCGAGCGCACGTGGATCCGGCCGACGCTCGAGGCCAACGGCATCTGGGGCGGCTTTCAAGGCGACGGCAGCAAGACCGTGCTGCCGAACGAGGCCCACGCGAAGCTCACGTGCCGGCTCGTCCCCGATCAGGACCCGGACCAGATCGCCGACGCGGTGGAGCAGCACGTTCGCCGCCACGCGCCGGCGGGCGTCACGGTGACGGTGACGCGGTCGCCGGGCAAGGCGCGGCCGTACCTCATGCCCGCCGGGCATCCCGGACTCGCGGCCGCGGCCCGGGCGCTGCGGGCGGCCTACGGCAGGGATCCGGTGCAGGTGCGCCTCGGCGGCACGCTCCCCGTCGCGGATCTCGTCAAGCGGGAGCTCGGGACGTGGCTGGTCTTCTTCGCCTTCGGGGAGCCCGACAATCTGGTCCACGCACCGAACGAGTTTCTCCGTCTGCGCACCTTCGACCGGGGCACCCGCGCCTACGTGCGGTTCTTCGACGAATTGGGGACGGTGCCGCCGGCGGCCCTTCGGGCGTAG